From one Streptomyces sp. Q6 genomic stretch:
- a CDS encoding VOC family protein, with protein MQKIRPCLWFDGKAEEAVTFYRSLFPDSEVLEVQRWGKEGPGEPGSVLTMTFRLAGTEYMALNGGPQFTFNEAVSFSVDCADQAEVDHLWERLTADGGEPGPCGWLKDRFGLSWQIVPRRLPELLADPDAERASRVMAAMMKMHKIEVAELEEAAASA; from the coding sequence GTGCAGAAGATCCGCCCCTGTCTGTGGTTCGACGGCAAGGCGGAGGAGGCCGTGACGTTCTACCGGTCGCTCTTCCCCGACTCGGAGGTCCTGGAGGTGCAGCGCTGGGGCAAGGAGGGGCCGGGCGAGCCCGGGTCGGTCCTCACCATGACGTTCCGGCTCGCGGGCACCGAGTACATGGCGCTCAACGGCGGCCCCCAGTTCACCTTCAACGAGGCCGTCTCCTTCAGCGTCGACTGCGCCGACCAGGCCGAGGTCGACCACCTGTGGGAGCGCCTGACCGCCGACGGCGGGGAGCCGGGCCCCTGCGGCTGGCTGAAGGACCGGTTCGGCCTGTCCTGGCAGATCGTCCCGCGCCGCCTGCCCGAACTCCTGGCGGACCCGGACGCGGAGCGGGCGAGCCGGGTGATGGCGGCGATGATGAAGATGCACAAGATCGAGGTCGCGGAACTGGAAGAGGCAGCAGCCTCCGCTTGA
- a CDS encoding Zn-dependent alcohol dehydrogenase yields the protein MVRAAVCTAVGSPLEITDIDLPEPGPGQVRVKLAAAGVCHSDLSLTNGTMRVPLPAVLGHEGAGTVVSVGEGVTHVAPGDGVVLNWAPSCGSCHACSLGEVWLCANALAGSANVYAKRASDGSDLHPGLNVAAFAEETVVAANTVLPVPDGVPLTDAALLGCAVLTGYGAIRHSARVREGETVAVYGVGGVGLATIQAARIAGASKIIAVDVSPEKEELARQAGATDYVVASDNTAREIRALTGKQGVDVAVECVGRAVTIRTAWESTRRGGRTTVVGIGGKDQQVTFNALELFHWGRTLSGCVYGNSNPAEDLPVLAEHVRAGRLDLSALVTEHISLDGIPAAFDNMVAGKGGRALVVF from the coding sequence ATGGTCCGCGCCGCTGTCTGCACCGCCGTCGGTTCCCCGCTGGAGATCACCGACATCGACCTGCCCGAGCCCGGCCCTGGGCAGGTCCGCGTCAAGCTCGCCGCCGCCGGGGTCTGCCACTCCGACCTGTCCCTGACCAACGGCACCATGCGCGTGCCGCTCCCGGCCGTCCTCGGCCACGAGGGCGCGGGCACCGTGGTCTCCGTCGGCGAGGGCGTCACCCACGTCGCGCCCGGCGACGGCGTGGTCCTCAACTGGGCGCCGTCGTGCGGCAGTTGCCACGCCTGCTCGCTGGGTGAGGTGTGGCTGTGCGCGAACGCGCTGGCCGGTTCGGCGAACGTGTACGCGAAGAGGGCATCCGACGGCTCCGACCTCCACCCGGGGCTGAACGTCGCCGCGTTCGCCGAGGAGACGGTCGTCGCCGCGAACACGGTCCTGCCGGTCCCGGACGGCGTCCCGCTCACCGACGCCGCCCTGCTCGGCTGCGCCGTCCTCACTGGCTACGGGGCGATCCGTCACTCGGCGCGCGTCCGCGAGGGCGAGACGGTCGCGGTGTACGGCGTCGGCGGTGTCGGCCTCGCCACGATCCAGGCGGCGCGCATCGCGGGTGCCTCGAAGATCATCGCGGTCGACGTGTCGCCCGAGAAGGAGGAACTGGCCCGCCAGGCAGGCGCGACGGACTATGTCGTCGCCTCCGACAACACGGCCCGCGAGATCCGCGCCCTCACCGGCAAGCAGGGCGTCGACGTGGCCGTCGAGTGCGTGGGCCGCGCTGTGACGATCCGTACGGCCTGGGAGTCCACGCGCCGCGGCGGCCGCACCACGGTCGTCGGCATCGGCGGCAAGGACCAGCAGGTCACCTTCAACGCCCTGGAACTCTTCCACTGGGGCCGCACCCTGTCCGGCTGTGTCTACGGCAACTCCAACCCGGCCGAGGACCTGCCGGTCCTGGCCGAACACGTCCGCGCGGGCCGCCTGGACCTGAGCGCGCTGGTCACGGAGCACATCTCGCTCGACGGGATCCCGGCCGCGTTCGACAACATGGTCGCGGGCAAGGGCGGGCGGGCGCTGGTGGTGTTCTAG
- a CDS encoding YiaA/YiaB family inner membrane protein produces the protein MSETPVKQQNTTAFYGQALASFVVALAATAIGIYSLDVSGWIRAFLAIAVLYLTTSAFTLAKVIRDRQEAGQIVSRVDQARLEKILAEHDPFKPVV, from the coding sequence ATGAGTGAGACACCGGTCAAGCAGCAGAACACCACGGCCTTCTACGGACAGGCCCTCGCGTCCTTCGTCGTCGCTCTCGCCGCGACGGCGATCGGCATCTACAGCCTCGACGTCAGCGGCTGGATCCGGGCCTTCCTGGCGATCGCCGTCCTCTACCTCACGACCTCCGCCTTCACCCTGGCCAAGGTCATCCGCGACCGCCAGGAGGCCGGCCAGATCGTGAGCCGGGTGGACCAGGCCCGGCTGGAGAAGATCCTCGCGGAGCACGACCCCTTCAAGCCGGTGGTCTAG
- a CDS encoding aldehyde dehydrogenase family protein, which yields MKAHDGMYIGGEWRAAATSETIAVVNPVDEQVIGHVPAGNAEDVDAAVRAARAAFPGWAATPPAERAARIAALRDVLVARKDEIAETVTAELGAPLPFSQAVHAGVPILVAGSYAELAATYAFEEKVGNSTVYSEPVGVVGAITPWNYPLHQIVAKVAPALAAGCTVVLKPAEDTPLTAQLFAEAVEEAGIPAGVFNLVTGIGAVAGQALAEHADVDLVSFTGSTAVGRQIGATAGAAVKRVALELGGKSANVILPSADLAKAVSVGVANVMGNSGQTCSAWTRMLVHTDQYDEAVELAKAAAAKYGDRIGPLVNAKQQARVRGYIEKGTEQGARLVAGGTGTPHEKGYFVAPTVFADVTPEMAIAQEEIFGPVVSLIRYEDEDDALRIANGTVYGLAGAVWAADEAEAVAFARRMDTGQVDINGGRFNPLAPFGGYKQSGVGRELGAHGLSEYLQTKSLQF from the coding sequence ATGAAGGCGCACGACGGGATGTACATCGGCGGAGAGTGGCGGGCCGCCGCGACCAGCGAGACGATCGCCGTCGTCAACCCGGTCGACGAGCAGGTCATCGGCCATGTCCCCGCGGGCAACGCCGAGGACGTCGACGCCGCGGTGCGCGCCGCCCGCGCCGCGTTCCCTGGCTGGGCCGCGACGCCGCCCGCCGAGCGCGCCGCCCGGATCGCCGCCCTGCGCGACGTGCTCGTGGCCCGCAAGGACGAGATCGCCGAGACGGTCACCGCGGAGCTGGGTGCGCCTCTGCCGTTCTCGCAGGCGGTGCACGCCGGCGTACCGATCCTGGTGGCGGGCTCGTACGCCGAACTCGCCGCCACGTACGCCTTCGAGGAGAAGGTCGGCAACTCCACCGTCTACTCCGAGCCGGTCGGCGTCGTCGGCGCCATCACGCCCTGGAACTACCCGCTCCACCAGATCGTCGCCAAGGTCGCCCCGGCGCTCGCCGCGGGGTGCACGGTCGTCCTCAAGCCGGCCGAGGACACCCCGCTGACCGCCCAGCTGTTCGCCGAGGCCGTCGAGGAGGCGGGCATCCCCGCCGGTGTGTTCAACCTCGTCACCGGCATCGGCGCGGTCGCGGGCCAGGCCCTGGCCGAGCACGCCGACGTCGACCTCGTCTCCTTCACCGGGTCCACCGCGGTCGGCCGGCAGATCGGCGCGACGGCGGGCGCCGCGGTCAAGCGCGTCGCCCTGGAGCTGGGCGGCAAGTCCGCGAACGTGATCCTGCCCTCCGCCGACCTCGCGAAGGCGGTGAGCGTCGGCGTCGCCAACGTCATGGGCAACTCCGGCCAGACGTGCAGCGCCTGGACCCGCATGCTCGTGCACACGGACCAGTACGACGAGGCCGTCGAGCTGGCGAAGGCCGCCGCCGCCAAGTACGGCGACCGCATCGGCCCGCTCGTCAACGCCAAGCAGCAGGCACGCGTGCGCGGCTACATCGAGAAGGGCACGGAGCAGGGCGCGCGGCTCGTCGCGGGCGGCACCGGAACCCCGCACGAGAAGGGCTACTTCGTCGCCCCGACCGTCTTCGCCGACGTCACCCCCGAGATGGCGATCGCCCAGGAGGAGATCTTCGGCCCCGTCGTCTCACTCATCCGTTACGAGGACGAGGACGACGCCCTGCGCATCGCCAACGGCACCGTGTACGGGCTCGCGGGCGCCGTGTGGGCGGCCGACGAGGCCGAGGCCGTCGCGTTCGCGCGCCGCATGGACACCGGCCAGGTCGACATCAACGGCGGCCGCTTCAACCCCCTCGCCCCGTTCGGCGGCTACAAGCAGTCGGGCGTCGGCCGCGAGCTCGGCGCACACGGCCTGAGCGAGTACCTCCAGACCAAGTCCCTCCAGTTCTAA
- a CDS encoding winged helix-turn-helix domain-containing protein — translation MAASQEPGAPRLAALASLIADETRAACLLALLDGRAWTAGELARHAGVAPSTASEHLGKLVAGGLLAQERQGRHRYVRLADAQVAQLVESLAGYAVPGGGERPRTLRASSARDAMARGRTCYDHLAGRLGIAVADGMAERGLLRVETGFSLTDAGLAWFRALGAPLDPASGGRRPLVRGCLDWTERRHHLAGVAGAVLCRHAFDSGWVERIGSERAVRVTGVGAGVLGAELGVRVP, via the coding sequence ATGGCTGCTTCCCAGGAACCCGGCGCCCCGCGGCTCGCCGCGCTCGCCTCACTGATCGCCGACGAGACCCGGGCCGCGTGTCTGCTCGCGCTGCTCGACGGGCGGGCCTGGACGGCGGGTGAGCTGGCGCGGCACGCGGGCGTGGCCCCGTCCACCGCGAGCGAGCACCTCGGCAAGCTGGTCGCGGGCGGGCTGCTCGCACAGGAGCGACAGGGCAGGCACCGCTATGTGCGGCTCGCGGACGCGCAGGTCGCACAGCTCGTCGAGAGCCTCGCCGGATACGCCGTGCCCGGCGGCGGGGAGCGCCCGCGCACGCTGCGGGCGTCGTCGGCACGGGACGCCATGGCGCGCGGGCGGACCTGCTACGACCATCTGGCGGGGCGGCTCGGGATCGCGGTGGCCGACGGGATGGCGGAGCGGGGGCTGCTGCGCGTCGAGACGGGGTTCTCGCTGACCGACGCGGGGCTGGCGTGGTTCCGCGCGCTCGGGGCGCCGCTGGATCCCGCGTCCGGCGGGCGGCGGCCGCTGGTCCGGGGCTGTCTGGACTGGACGGAGCGGCGCCATCACCTGGCGGGGGTGGCCGGGGCGGTCCTGTGCCGCCACGCGTTCGACTCCGGCTGGGTGGAGCGGATCGGGTCGGAACGGGCGGTTCGGGTGACGGGGGTCGGGGCGGGGGTTCTGGGGGCGGAGCTGGGGGTGCGGGTGCCGTGA
- a CDS encoding acyl-CoA dehydrogenase family protein: protein MNLELSEEQTAVRQLAKDFVDREIAPNVVAWDRAEEVDRSLVKKLAEVGFLGLTIDEEYGGSGGDHLAYCLVTEELGRGDSSVRGIVSVSLGLVTKTIQSYGTEEQKRRWLPALTSGDALGCFGLTEPGTGSDAGNLTTRAVRDGDDYVINGSKMFITNGTWADVVLLFARSTDAPGHKGVSAFLVPTDTPGLTRRTIHGKLGLRGQATAELFLEDVRVPASAMLGQEGKGFSIAMSALAKGRMSVAAGCVGIAQAALDAAVGYAGEREQFGKSIASYQLVQELISDIALDVDAARLLTWRVADLIDRGEDFATAASKAKLFASEAAVRCANNALQVFGGYGYIDEYPVGKLLRDARVMTLYEGTSQIQKLIIGRALTGVSAF, encoded by the coding sequence ATGAATCTGGAGCTGAGCGAGGAGCAGACGGCCGTCCGTCAGCTCGCCAAGGACTTCGTGGACCGCGAGATCGCGCCGAACGTGGTGGCGTGGGACCGCGCCGAGGAAGTCGACCGCTCCCTCGTCAAGAAGCTCGCCGAGGTCGGCTTCCTCGGCCTGACCATCGACGAGGAGTACGGCGGCTCCGGCGGTGACCACCTCGCGTACTGCCTGGTCACGGAGGAGCTGGGCCGCGGCGACTCGTCCGTGCGCGGCATCGTCTCCGTATCCCTCGGGCTGGTCACCAAGACGATCCAGTCGTACGGGACCGAGGAGCAGAAGCGGCGGTGGCTGCCCGCCCTGACGTCCGGCGACGCCCTCGGCTGCTTCGGCCTGACCGAGCCCGGCACCGGCTCCGACGCGGGCAATCTGACGACCAGGGCGGTCCGTGACGGCGACGACTACGTCATCAACGGCTCCAAGATGTTCATCACCAACGGCACCTGGGCCGACGTCGTCCTCCTCTTCGCCCGCTCCACGGACGCCCCCGGGCACAAGGGTGTCTCCGCCTTCCTGGTCCCCACCGACACCCCCGGCCTGACCCGCCGCACCATCCACGGCAAGCTCGGCCTGCGCGGCCAGGCCACCGCCGAACTCTTCCTGGAGGACGTGCGCGTGCCCGCCTCCGCGATGCTCGGCCAGGAGGGCAAGGGCTTCTCGATCGCGATGTCCGCGCTCGCCAAGGGCCGGATGTCCGTCGCGGCCGGCTGTGTCGGCATCGCCCAGGCCGCGCTCGACGCCGCGGTCGGCTACGCGGGCGAGCGCGAGCAGTTCGGCAAGTCCATCGCCTCGTACCAGCTCGTCCAGGAGCTGATCAGTGACATCGCCCTGGATGTGGACGCCGCGCGCCTGCTGACCTGGCGCGTCGCCGACCTCATCGACCGCGGCGAGGACTTCGCCACCGCCGCCTCGAAGGCGAAGCTGTTCGCGTCGGAGGCCGCCGTGCGCTGCGCCAACAACGCCCTCCAGGTCTTCGGCGGCTACGGCTACATCGACGAGTACCCCGTCGGCAAGCTGCTGCGCGACGCCCGCGTCATGACGCTGTACGAGGGCACGAGCCAGATCCAGAAGCTCATCATCGGCCGCGCGCTGACCGGCGTATCGGCGTTCTGA
- the soxR gene encoding redox-sensitive transcriptional activator SoxR, with the protein MPQIPEKIHELTVGQVAARSGAAVSALHFYESKGLITSRRTSGNQRRYHRDTLRRVAFIRAAQRVGIPLATIRDALARLPEERTPTREDWAHLSAAWQSELDERIRQLNRLRDHLTDCIGCGCLSLENCVLSNPDDVFGERLTGSRLLAERRDGTAS; encoded by the coding sequence GTGCCTCAGATTCCGGAGAAGATCCACGAGCTCACCGTCGGCCAGGTGGCGGCGCGCAGCGGAGCCGCCGTGTCCGCCCTGCACTTCTACGAGTCCAAGGGTCTGATCACCAGCCGCCGCACCTCCGGCAACCAGCGCCGCTACCACCGCGACACCCTGCGCCGCGTCGCGTTCATCCGCGCCGCGCAGCGCGTCGGCATCCCGCTCGCGACGATCCGCGACGCGCTGGCCCGGCTCCCCGAGGAGCGCACCCCGACCCGCGAGGACTGGGCGCACCTCTCGGCCGCATGGCAGTCCGAACTCGACGAGCGGATCCGGCAGTTGAACCGGCTGCGCGACCACCTCACCGACTGCATCGGCTGCGGCTGCCTCTCCCTGGAGAACTGCGTGCTCTCCAACCCGGACGACGTCTTCGGCGAACGCCTCACCGGATCACGGCTGTTGGCGGAGCGCAGGGACGGCACGGCGTCGTGA
- a CDS encoding MaoC family dehydratase — protein MAEPRVFKDVDELKGAVGEQLGYSDWVEIEQERVDRFAEATGDHQWIHVDPERAKEGPFGTTIAHGYLTLSLLPLFGPQLLSVEGVKMGVNYGTNKVRFPAPVPVGSRLRATATITSVDDVPGGVQLSVAFTVERDGGDKPVCVAESVSRYYL, from the coding sequence ATGGCGGAGCCGCGGGTTTTCAAGGACGTCGACGAGCTGAAGGGCGCCGTGGGCGAGCAGCTCGGCTACAGCGACTGGGTCGAGATCGAGCAGGAGCGGGTCGACCGGTTCGCCGAGGCCACCGGCGACCACCAGTGGATCCACGTCGACCCGGAGCGCGCGAAGGAGGGCCCGTTCGGCACGACCATCGCCCACGGCTACCTGACGCTGTCCCTGCTGCCCCTGTTCGGCCCGCAGCTGCTCTCCGTCGAGGGCGTGAAGATGGGCGTCAACTACGGCACGAACAAGGTGCGCTTCCCCGCCCCGGTACCGGTCGGCTCGCGGCTGCGCGCCACCGCGACGATCACGTCCGTGGACGACGTGCCGGGCGGCGTCCAGCTCTCCGTCGCGTTCACCGTGGAGCGTGACGGCGGCGACAAGCCGGTGTGCGTCGCCGAGTCGGTGTCGCGGTACTACCTGTAG
- a CDS encoding TetR/AcrR family transcriptional regulator, which yields MSQDERVEDLQVTDEMPWAEVNPDAARRLLVAAVEAFAERGYHATTTRDIASRAGMSPAALYIHYKTKEELLLRISRIGHEKALRILRHAVEAEGTAADRLTEAVRCFVRWHAGHHTTARVVQYELESLGEDHRPVIMDLRRQSDAAVREIIDDGVKAGEFDVPDEPGTTVAILSLCIDVARWFNPQGRRTPDEVGAFYADLVLRMVGARAPR from the coding sequence ATGTCGCAGGATGAGCGGGTCGAGGACCTCCAGGTCACGGACGAGATGCCGTGGGCCGAGGTCAACCCCGACGCGGCCCGGCGCCTGCTGGTCGCCGCGGTCGAGGCGTTCGCCGAGCGCGGCTATCACGCCACCACGACGCGCGACATCGCGAGCCGGGCCGGGATGAGCCCGGCCGCGCTCTACATCCACTACAAGACCAAGGAGGAGCTCCTCCTCCGGATCAGCCGCATCGGCCACGAGAAGGCGCTGCGGATCCTGCGCCACGCGGTCGAGGCCGAGGGCACGGCGGCGGACCGCCTCACGGAGGCCGTCCGCTGCTTCGTCCGCTGGCACGCGGGGCACCACACGACCGCGCGCGTCGTCCAGTACGAGCTGGAGTCGCTCGGCGAGGACCACCGGCCGGTCATCATGGACCTGCGCCGGCAGAGCGACGCCGCGGTCCGCGAGATCATCGATGACGGGGTGAAGGCGGGGGAGTTCGACGTCCCGGACGAGCCCGGCACCACCGTCGCGATCCTCTCCCTGTGCATCGACGTGGCCCGCTGGTTCAACCCGCAGGGCCGCCGGACGCCCGACGAGGTCGGCGCGTTCTACGCCGACCTCGTCCTCAGGATGGTGGGAGCGCGCGCTCCCCGGTAG
- a CDS encoding 3-keto-5-aminohexanoate cleavage protein, whose protein sequence is MVFVQVCPNGARGAADGAVVPLSPGALADAVAAAVAAGASDVHVHPKSPCGQDTLSPRSVAATLEAVRARAAVPVGVTTGAWAEPDPAARVARIRSWTVLPDHASVNWHEEGAEAVAAALLDRGVGVEAGLWSGTDGPDRFAASPLAPRVLRVLAEVMDTAPESAEATALTLLGSIGTAHGRPVLLHGMDGGTWPVLDLAARLGLATRVGLEDTLLLPDGDRADGNAQLVTAALARYGAAPGA, encoded by the coding sequence ATGGTCTTCGTGCAGGTGTGTCCGAACGGCGCTCGGGGCGCGGCCGACGGCGCGGTCGTGCCGCTCTCCCCCGGCGCGCTGGCCGATGCCGTCGCGGCGGCGGTGGCGGCCGGTGCGTCGGATGTGCATGTTCACCCCAAGTCCCCTTGTGGACAAGACACGTTGTCGCCCCGTTCGGTTGCGGCGACGCTGGAGGCGGTCCGGGCGCGGGCGGCGGTCCCGGTGGGGGTGACGACGGGCGCGTGGGCCGAGCCGGATCCGGCGGCGCGGGTGGCGCGCATCCGGTCGTGGACGGTGCTGCCGGACCACGCGTCGGTGAACTGGCACGAGGAGGGCGCGGAGGCCGTCGCGGCGGCGCTGCTCGATCGCGGTGTCGGCGTCGAGGCGGGCCTGTGGTCCGGCACGGACGGTCCCGACCGGTTCGCCGCGTCGCCGCTGGCGCCCCGGGTGCTGCGTGTGCTGGCCGAAGTCATGGACACGGCCCCGGAGTCGGCCGAGGCCACGGCCCTGACGCTCCTGGGCTCGATCGGCACCGCACACGGCAGACCGGTCCTGCTGCACGGCATGGACGGCGGGACCTGGCCGGTGCTGGACCTCGCGGCCCGCCTCGGTCTCGCGACACGGGTCGGCCTGGAGGACACCCTGCTGCTGCCGGACGGCGATCGGGCGGACGGGAACGCTCAGTTGGTGACGGCGGCCCTGGCCCGGTACGGAGCGGCCCCGGGTGCGTGA
- a CDS encoding TetR/AcrR family transcriptional regulator — MARPRKPLLSTDRIVDAARALVDAEGLAALSTRRLAAELGVSGPSLYNHFRTKDQILEAVADSVSAQVDLSMFDAPADGAGRDWRTALHDWAVSYRAALREHPNIVPVLARGPGRRPAGLRLADAVFGAMVDAGWPPAQATSIGALMRYFVMGSAIGSFAGGFVDDETAYDPADYPHLGQAHLLAERQDAVDERAFETGLAALLDGLAVQFAQLPAAASH; from the coding sequence ATGGCCCGACCGCGCAAGCCCCTCCTGAGCACCGACCGCATCGTCGACGCGGCGCGCGCCCTCGTCGACGCGGAGGGCCTCGCGGCGCTCTCGACGCGGCGGCTCGCGGCCGAGCTCGGGGTCAGCGGGCCCTCCCTCTACAACCACTTCCGCACCAAGGACCAGATCCTGGAGGCGGTCGCGGACTCGGTGAGCGCGCAGGTCGACCTGTCGATGTTCGACGCGCCCGCGGACGGCGCCGGGCGGGACTGGCGGACCGCGCTGCACGACTGGGCCGTCTCCTACCGGGCGGCGCTGCGCGAGCACCCGAACATCGTGCCGGTGCTCGCGCGCGGGCCGGGCCGCCGTCCGGCCGGTCTGCGGCTCGCGGACGCGGTGTTCGGGGCGATGGTCGACGCGGGGTGGCCGCCCGCGCAGGCGACCTCGATCGGCGCGCTGATGCGGTACTTCGTGATGGGGTCCGCGATCGGGTCGTTCGCGGGCGGGTTCGTGGACGACGAGACGGCGTACGACCCCGCGGACTATCCGCACCTCGGGCAGGCGCATCTGCTCGCCGAGCGGCAGGACGCCGTGGACGAGCGGGCCTTCGAGACGGGGCTCGCCGCGCTGCTCGACGGGCTCGCGGTGCAGTTCGCGCAACTGCCCGCGGCGGCCTCGCACTGA